GATCGGCCTTGAGCCTGCAAGTGCAAAAATTGTTTCCTGATAATCTAAAGTAGGAATAATTTTATGACCAATTTTTTGAATTTGCTCAACAAGATTAAAATCAAGACAATTTACCTTTGATTTATCGATATTTTCTTCTGCTGTTGGTCCAACTAAAATATTACCATCAGGACGAGGCGCAACAATCACACCTTTTCCATATTTTTGCGGCACTAGAAAATAAACATCTTTTATATCAGGGTGATTTTTAAGAATTAAATATTGACCTCTTCTTTGTTTTTGGCTAAATTCGGAAAATCCAGCTAATTTTCCAATTTCATCAGCATAATGACCGGCGCCGTTAATAATAATTTTAGTTTGAAAAAATTTATTTTCATCATTATTTGTTTCAATTTCAAATAAATTTTGATCATTTTTTGAAATTGAAACAACTTTTGTATTAGTATAAGAATCAACACCATTTTTAAGGGCAATTTCTAAAAAAGCAAGACTAGATTTGACCGGATCAATAACTCAAGAATTATCACACTCAAGTGCTAAAGATGCTTGTTTTGAAACTAAAGGATGTTGAGTTTCTAGCTCTTTTTTCGATAAAACTCTTAAATGTGACTGACTAAGTCCGTTGATAA
This sequence is a window from Mesomycoplasma ovipneumoniae. Protein-coding genes within it:
- the glpO gene encoding type 2 glycerol-3-phosphate oxidase codes for the protein METKKLQQYDVVIIGAGIIGTNIAYELSKFKLKIAILEAKKYAASETTTGNSGIIHCGFDAKPHKLKAKFNVLGHKLWIENIFPKVDFPRQQAKSVVLAFDSEEEKIIHDLYERGIINGLSQSHLRVLSKKELETQHPLVSKQASLALECDNSWVIDPVKSSLAFLEIALKNGVDSYTNTKVVSISKNDQNLFEIETNNDENKFFQTKIIINGAGHYADEIGKLAGFSEFSQKQRRGQYLILKNHPDIKDVYFLVPQKYGKGVIVAPRPDGNILVGPTAEENIDKSKVNCLDFNLVEQIQKIGHKIIPTLDYQETIFALAGSRPIEIQDSDFVIRASYKDPNFIFAAGMQSPGLSAAPAIALEIVKLVENQINLIKK